The proteins below come from a single Stomoxys calcitrans chromosome 1, idStoCalc2.1, whole genome shotgun sequence genomic window:
- the LOC131997285 gene encoding uncharacterized protein LOC131997285, which produces MSSKKFIFFSDQVVTFCATFANIPLQDHTISGLEVELEDLERRWRQLVQIYESEMTSENPVNTEEERVSTHSKFGTTCKAYKECKASILDLLFIEKQKQIKTQANGSEIRQDLQTVDTGYSLKVPPCDTEIFSGGYEKWPSFRDMFTAIYGRHPKLSPAQKLFHLRAKTRGEANQIVKGFALTDLNYELAWKALKERYENKRILINHQLRKIFDLEMVSTEKSKSLRNLQYTINNCLSVLKSYNISVIAWDPILVFWVSSKLPQETLSAWEGSIQNHKDMPTWNQLNEFLSNRLDLLESISDIRRPGTNTGTTSQKSQSYMVKSDATPRACRVCQKNHALRQCSKFISMSLTEKREFIAQHKICENCLSYGHKVTDCRIKKLCQECNQTHHTLLHSRPDRNEPQNPSSYHIATQEEEEPSSFHPPMDEVQMNFSESGHGTILPTALIDLEHLGNRFTIRAFLDQGSQETFIANRIVSQLGIPTSKSFTKISGLGGTVLETSSRVCNLKLRSRRSSFVLETMAIVISNLNHLMPSATHQIDDWTGLNQLELADPFFYKTAKIDMLIGSDILPCVLKTGVHRNISENLLAQESEFGWFISGPQNSRCVTTFAAWASHCTTSLNDAVRKFWESEEIPEEIQQSEEDLECEQIYKDTTQRQDNGRYIVRLPFKKEFPQQMSLGSSRRTALGQFFRMEKTLKNSPALSEEYNRVLQEYLVLDHMTAVSADELCNGKSYMSFYLPHHAVVKPERTSTKLRVVFNASKKTTSGFSLNDVLYTGPTLQNDLMNVILRWRLFQYVFNGDIQKMYRQILVDERDQQYQRCIFKKTLTDPVQDFALKTVTFGVNCAPYLAIRTLLQLSTDGKKTHPAASDILRRDIYVDDVLSGGHSINEAKGHLTELVDLLASAGFPLKKITANHADILQTVPAEDLLDQDFLKLEDSSDTKTLGIRWNAMMDVFYYNVYDINNLKETITKRTILSIVAKLFDPAGWLTPIIITAKMLLQQLWIDGTDWDEKVKPHSLEKWFAFVGNFSKIPEIRIPRWIGYRPQKVIQIHGFCDASEKAYCACLYIRVVEAEDRISCQLLVSKSKVAPLKTISLPRLELCGAVLLARLTRSTCEHLNFKQRDIYLWSDSTITLAWLSKPPYQWKTYVANRVSRILDHVGNANWLHVNSGDNPADLGTRGCTTTELKENKLWWNGPKWLKGQISDWPQQPILTQHSLEKKTNAFHTLTEQEDILDRFSSYHRALRVLAYMFRFIRNCRRQIGYISPNGLITSEELNFVKYRAIIISQRAYFHREYDSLMLNSTINVKSRLLTLNPYLDKNGLLRVNGRLSNSDLSFNEKHPIILPEKSKLCKLLVDFTHQILMHAEHQTMLRSIRQEFYVIRLRNVIRQCIRTCKICTIYKHRIRSQIMAALPQERCIYSPPFTNTGVDFAGPFEIKTSKLRNAKLEKGYAVVFVCLSTRAIHLEACSSLSSEAFLATFDRFVGRRGFPVKVFSDNGTNFVGANRILANEYKNFLKLAEKALVEKYSIHGFSWHFIPPQAPHMGGLWEAGVKSMKAHLRKVAGNLKFTYEEFSTLLIRIESILNSRPLSPISETPSELVALTPGHFLKGSPLVAVPEEYSDNMSLISRWQRLKVLQLHFAKRWKNEYISELQRRYKWKTLQKDLKEDDLVVIKDDNLPPTEWRLGRVTRVFTGNDSKVRVADVRTQNGIMTRPLVKLCILPISQQRQITPTQ; this is translated from the coding sequence ATGAGTTCCAAGAAGTTTATATTTTTCTCCGACCAGGTCGTCACATTCTGTGCTACGTTTGCAAATATTCCGCTCCAGGATCATACTATTTCCGGATTGGAAGTAGAATTGGAGGATTTGGAACGTAGATGGCGACAGTTGGTACAGATTTACGAATCCGAGATGACTTCGGAGAATCCAGTTAATACTGAGGAGGAAAGGGTGTCAACACACTCTAAATTTGGAACGACATGCAAGGCATATAAGGAATGTAAGGCATCGATCTTAGATTTGCTTTTCATCGAGAAGCAAAAGCAGATTAAGACACAGGCGAATGGTAGTGAAATTCGGCAGGATTTACAAACTGTTGATACGGGATACTCCCTGAAAGTTCCTCCGTGTGATACGGAGATTTTTAGTGGGGGTTATGAGAAATGGCCCAGCTTTAGGGACATGTTTACTGCCATATACGGCAGACATCCAAAACTGTCACCAGCTCAGAAGCTATTTCACCTAAGAGCGAAAACTCGGGGGGAAGCAAATCAGATAGTTAAAGGATTTGCTCTTACGGATTTGAACTATGAGTTGGCGTGGAAGGCTCTTAAGGAACGATATGAGAATAAGCGTATCCTCATTAACCACCAACTCAGAAAGATTTTCGATCTTGAAATGGTTTCTACGGAAAAGAGTAAGAGTTTGCGCAACCTTCAGTACACAATCAACAATTGTTTGTCTGTCTTGAAATCATATAACATTTCTGTTATTGCTTGGGATCCAATTTTGGTTTTCTGGGTTTCCTCGAAGTTACCACAAGAAACCTTGTCGGCTTGGGAAGGTTCTATACAGAACCATAAGGATATGCCTACTTGGAATCAACTTAACGAGTTCCTTTCCAATCGTCTGGATCTTTTGGAGTCAATCAGCGATATCCGAAGACCAGGAACAAATACCGGGACAACGTCTCAGAAATCTCAGAGTTATATGGTGAAATCTGATGCAACGCCTCGGGCTTGTCGAGTTTGTCAAAAGAACCATGCTCTACGGCAATGTTCGAAATTTATATCCATGTCTCTTACGGAGAAAAGGGAATTTATTGCACAACATAAGATCTGTGAAAATTGCTTGTCTTACGGACATAAAGTGACGGATTGTAGGATCAAGAAATTGTGCCAAGAATGTAACCAGACTCATCATACGTTGTTACACTCACGGCCTGATCGCAATGAGCCTCAAAATCCTTCCTCTTATCATATTGCTACGCAAGAAGAAGAGGAACCGTCTTCATTCCACCCTCCGATGGATGAAGTACAAATGAATTTTTCGGAATCTGGCCACGGAACGATTCTTCCAACAGCATTGATTGATTTGGAGCATTTGGGTAATCGTTTCACGATTCGAGCTTTCCTAGACCAAGGTTCTCAGGAAACGTTTATCGCTAACAGGATCGTTAGTCAACTGGGAATTCCAACAAGTAAATCTTTTACGAAGATATCTGGACTTGGAGGTACAGTACTGGAAACTTCATCTAGGGTTTGCAACCTGAAGTTAAGATCAAGGAGGTCGAGTTTTGTCTTGGAAACGATGGCAATAGTTATTTCTAACTTGAATCATCTCATGCCATCCGCAACACATCAAATAGATGATTGGACAGGTTTGAATCAGCTCGAGTTGGCGGATCCATTTTTCTACAAGACTGCAAAAATCGATATGTTGATTGGCAGTGACATTCTTCCATGTGTGTTGAAAACTGGGGTTCACAGAAACATTTCAGAAAACCTGTTGGCACAGGAATCTGAGTTTGGGTGGTTCATAAGTGGCCCACAAAATTCAAGATGCGTTACTACGTTCGCAGCTTGGGCTAGTCATTGTACTACCTCCCTTAATGATGCAGTGAGGAAGTTTTGGGAGAGTGAAGAAATTCCTGAGGAAATTCAACAATCCGAAGAGGATTTGGAGTGTGAACAAATCTACAAAGACACCACTCAACGTCAGGATAATGGGCGATATATTGTCAGGCTCCCTTTTAAGAAAGAATTTCCCCAGCAAATGTCCTTAGGTTCGTCAAGAAGGACGGCTTTAGGCCAATTTTTTAGAATGGAGAAGACATTAAAGAATTCCCCAGCTCTATCAGAAGAATATAACAGAGTACTCCAAGAGTATTTGGTACTAGATCACATGACCGCGGTTTCAGCTGATGAATTATGTAATGGCAAATCTTATATGTCATTTTACTTACCACATCATGCGGTAGTAAAGCCCGAACGAACTTCTACGAAGCTCCGGGTAGTATTTAATGCGTCGAAAAAGACGACAAGTGGATTCTCTTTAAACGATGTTCTTTACACTGGGCCTACTTTACAGAACGACTTAATGAACGTAATTTTACGATGGCGATTATTTCAATATGTGTTCAACGGCGACATACAAAAAATGTATCGCCAGATATTGGTAGATGAACGTGATCAACAATATCAAAGGTGCATATTTAAGAAGACATTAACGGATCCCGTACAGGATTTTGCGCTAAAAACCGTCACATTTGGGGTAAATTGTGCTCCATACCTTGCTATCAGGACACTATTGCAACTGAGTACCGATGGAAAGAAGACTCATCCAGCTGCTTCCGATATATTGCGACGTGACATTTACGTTGATGATGTTTTGTCTGGTGGACATTCGATAAATGAAGCGAAAGGACACTTGACAGAATTAGTAGATTTGCTGGCTTCTGCTGGATTTCCATTGAAGAAGATTACGGCAAATCACGCCGACATTCTTCAGACTGTCCCAGCAGAAGACCTGTTGGACCAAGATTTCTTGAAGCTGGAAGACTCCAGTGACACGAAAACTCTAGGAATCCGGTGGAATGCGATGATGGATGTTTTTTACTATAATGTCTACGACATTAACAATTTGAAAGAGACCATTACTAAACGAACCATATTGTCAATTGTGGCTAAATTGTTTGACCCTGCAGGTTGGTTAACCCCTATAATTATAACAGCAAAAATGCTGTTACAACAGCTCTGGATTGATGGCACAGACTGGGACGAAAAGGTTAAGCCACACTCGTTAGAGAAATGGTTCGCATTTGTAGGAAACTTTTCGAAAATTCCGGAAATTAGAATACCTCGTTGGATTGGATATAGACCCCAGAAGGTTATTCAAATTCACGGGTTTTGCGACGCGTCCGAGAAAGCGTACTGCGCGTGCTTGTACATTCGTGTTGTGGAGGCTGAGGATAGAATATCATGTCAACTTTTGGTGTCAAAAAGCAAAGTGGctccattgaaaacaattagtcTTCCAAGGTTAGAACTTTGTGGGGCAGTATTACTTGCTCGTCTCACAAGGTCCACATGTGAACATCTGAATTTCAAACAGCGGGATatttatttatggtctgattctaCGATCACCCTGGCTTGGTTGAGCAAACCACCCTATCAGTGGAAGACTTATGTGGCAAATAGAGTTTCTAGAATTCTCGATCACGTCGGGAATGCCAATTGGTTACACGTGAATAGCGGAGATAATCCCGCCGATTTAGGAACTCGAGGATGTACTACAACGGAACTAAAGGAAAACAAACTTTGGTGGAATGGACCGAAATGGCTTAAAGGCCAAATTTCTGACTGGCCACAACAGCCGATATTGACACAACATTCTTTGGAAAAGAAAACTAATGCCTTTCATACTCTTACAGAGCAAGAAGATATATTAGACAGATTTTCTTCATACCACCGTGCCCTCCGGGTTTTGGCTTATATGTTCAGATTTATTAGAAACTGTCGCCGGCAGATTGGTTATATTTCTCCTAACGGACTAATAACCTCGGAAGAACTGAATTTCGTGAAATACCGCGCTATAATTATTTCACAACGTGCATATTTTCATAGGGAGTACGATTCCTTAATGTTGAATTCCACTATCAACGTAAAAAGTAGGCTTTTGACATTAAATCCCTACTTAGACAAAAATGGACTCTTACGAGTAAATGGAAGGCTGTCGAACTCAGATTTGAGCTTCAACGAGAAACACCCGATCATTCTTCCGGAGAAGTCGAAATTATGCAAGTTATTGGTGGATTTTACTCATCAAATTCTGATGCATGCAGAACATCAAACTATGCTTCGATCCATACGCCAGGAATTTTATGTTATACGCCTTAGAAATGTCATTAGGCAATGTATAAGAACTTGCAAAATCTGTACGATATATAAACATAGGATTCGTAGTCAAATTATGGCAGCTTTGCCGCAGGAAAGATGTATATATTCACCTCCTTTTACGAATACCGGGGTAGATTTTGCAGGGCCGTTTGAAATCAAAACTTCTAAATTGCGAAATGCTAAGTTGGAAAAAGGTTATGCTGTTGTATTTGTATGTCTTTCCACTCGTGCTATACATCTAGAAGCATGTTCATCCCTTAGCTCTGAGGCCTTTTTAGCTACTTTTGATCGTTTTGTTGGTAGGAGAGGATTTCCAGTCAAAGTCTTTTCGGACAACGGCACCAACTTCGTTGGCGCTAATCGAATACTTGCAAAtgaatataaaaactttttaaaattggcGGAAAAGGCATTAGTGGAGAAATACAGCATTCATGGTTTCTCATGGCATTTTATTCCCCCCCAGGCCCCCCATATGGGTGGTTTATGGGAAGCTGGGGTAAAAAGTATGAAGGCCCATCTCAGGAAAGTTGCGGGAAATCTGAAGTTTACATATGAGGAATTTTCTACGCTGCTGATACGCATTGAAAGTATTCTGAATTCTAGACCCCTTTCCCCGATAAGCGAAACTCCTTCGGAACTCGTGGCACTGACTCCAGGACACTTCTTGAAGGGTTCCCCTTTAGTCGCAGTTCCTGAGGAGTATTCCGATAATATGTCTCTCATTAGTCGATGGCAACGCCTGAAGGTTTTACAACTTCATTTTGCAAAGCGTTGGAAGAATGAATATATTTCCGAGCTACAAAggagatataagtggaagaccTTACAGAAGGACCTAAAGGAGGATGACTTAGTGGTTATCAAAGATGATAACTTACCTCCAACGGAATGGAGGTTAGGACGAGTGACTAGGGTATTTACTGGGAATGATTCCAAGGTTCGAGTGGCGGATGTCCGTACTCAAAACGGGATCATGACCCGCCCACTAGTCAAACTTTGCATTTTACCGATTAGTCAACAACGACAAATCACACCAACTCAATAA
- the LOC131994177 gene encoding uncharacterized protein LOC131994177: MEVLERVQTAKEKGYCFNCLCDSHTREWCRSRNTCAVCNRNHHTKLHVDRQKPKRDSKPSSIRQSSPSSTSRRTSSQKYDGSQVIQNKEIKDSKMKRRLGGRSKRHVFMPTALARAISVGGTNKTRILLNSGATQTVILKSFVKNQQLQTTNKNGKVFCTVNLQSFHDSTVKIQIHGVVKTKFDSPLPEKVSDKILENTYSQLPDLADPHFYHPVNIDIMIANDEMSKVLKAGLIQTASHMPIAQSTVFGWVISGARFY; encoded by the coding sequence ATGGAAGTTTTAGAGCGTGTACAGACAGCGAAAGAAAAAGGATATTGTTTTAATTGCCTCTGTGACTCTCATACGAGGGAATGGTGTCGATCTCGGAACACCTGTGCAGTTTGTAACCGAAACCATCACACTAAACTTCACGTGGATCGCCAGAAGCCAAAACGGGATTCAAAACCATCCTCTATTCGCCAAAGTTCGCCTTCATCTACATCACGTCGAACGTCTTCCCAGAAATATGATGGGTCGCAAGTCATTCAAAACAAGGAAATTAAGGATTCAAAGATGAAGCGCCGTCTTGGAGGAAGGTCTAAACGGCATGTTTTTATGCCAACTGCATTAGCTCGAGCAATCAGTGTTGGCGGTACAAACAAGACACGAATTCTGTTAAACTCAGGCGCAACCCAGACAGTCATTTTGAAGTCATTTGTCAAAAATCAACAGCTTCAAACCACGAACAAGAATGGAAAAGTATTTTGTACCGTAAACCTTCAATCTTTCCATGACAGCACAGTGAAAATTCAAATCCACGGAGTCGTTAAAACGAAGTTTGATTCTCCACTTCCAGAAAAAGTTTCCGACAAAATTCTTGAGAATACTTACTCCCAACTTCCAGATTTAGCTGACCCTCATTTTTATCACCCTGTTAACATTGACATAATGATTGCTAATGATGAGATGTCCAAGGTACTAAAAGCTGGTTTAATCCAGACAGCGAGTCACATGCCAATAGCTCAGAGCACAGTATTCGGATGGGTCATTTCAGGAGCTCGTTTTTATTGA